The window attttttcttccgatcggtccataattgatcatagctcccatacaaggtcccctcctgaaaattacttaaacgaagataactcattattaaattcaGATATCCACATAAAATTGAGTATTGcacttatatacaaaaatattactgtgaattttttttggtaaaggAGCGCACATGAGGCCCACTTGAGGCTACAAATTGCTTTACTTTAAGCTGGacttatatttataacaaatatcaGCAATCTATATTGATGTGTAGTGTCTTGAAGTCACCATATAGAAAAATgtgtatatctaagaaactattagagctagaatcttcaaattgtACCTAAAGAACTTTGACAGTCATTctaacatttagagtataacggcGAACTTGACATCTTccaaatgaattaaatataatattctggaaactaatagaactacgttctttaaattttgcaaaaattacattaatatttatcGGAAGATTTTGAAAGAACTTTCATCTAGAGAGCTGAAGTCCCTACATAATTAaatagaaacaagtaagagtgccatattcggctgtgcgaatcttatatacccttgaccatagtgtattttaaacataattgatcttacagtctagttaataaaaacattaaaaaaatttgagcaactaaatatagttcggcggcggctgagctccgactcgaagccggtcgacttcgacctctgattcatagctggtaaacattgacgagacgtagattttgtttttgtgtatcgtttttgttgcttttttaacaattttttgaagaaattttcagaggttgtctcggatttttgctcatatctccgttatttaccgaccgattttgctgattttaaatagcgatcttctcgaaagcatgtctaaagaattattgaagattcggatctcgccgatatctggggtcgtctaaaaactgatttcaacagacagacagacagacagacagacggacatggcttaatcgactccgctatctataaggatcaagaatatatatactttatagggtcgaaaaattatattatagaaattacaaacggaatgacaaacttatatatacccttctcacgaaggtgaagggtataaaaatgtatatctgagaaactgttacAGCTAGAGCAGGCGCGGATCCAAGGGGtggaaaaaagagaaatttcattattgtattatttttagggCGATAATGGGTAAAGCCagtaaacttataaaaaaatttaaaattcatcaaaacttagaaaaatatttgtaagttaattattaaaagggaaaaaaccaaattaatattttatatttattatatgtacatattttcatttgtatCAAGACTTTGTACGACAGGGTCTTTGACCTTACTATCGTTATCAGTGCGGTTagcaatttgtaataaaaaaatactttgtacCAAACAGTGGAAATAATtgctaaataaattataatactaAGCGaagtagaaattttataatattgttaaaaacataaaattactttataggGCTGTTCAATcagcaatattaaaaactaattacttTATAAGAATGGAAAACGGTTTATAATTGAAGAAAGTTTCAATagataaaaaatcatataattacgttttttttgtaattaacaaAAGCTCCTGTTAGATGTCTGGAGGATCGGTATGACATGATTCGaatacgtatatacatatgtacctgGGATTGTTATTGTAATCATTCCCACTGTGCCTTTATACATGTTTAATCACCTTCAtgaaaacatatatacatatgtactagtACTTACCCAGTGTGCATTGCTACCCTAATATTTTTGAAGATTCCATCTATAGTAGTTTTCAAGTTAAAAGTCCGCCCATTATTCTCCGAATTTTTGCATAATAGTTTCGCagatataagaatttttctatttaatttatatagagGGTTCAAGATACCAAAAATATAGGAAAgatcaaaatttctataaaaaactagaTTTTCTCCTATAATGGATAAATATAGGTATTCGTTTTGTAGATGCACATAGTCATGGGTTCGTGTCCTAGGTATGGTAGCTCCCATAAGAAAATCTTGAataagtatatctgagaaaatataacacTGAGAGTCCTAattttttacagttattttagtattaacctatatatattttcttattgatcaaatatatgtagaaataagttttctcatgtctgtaatagaaaaattcaaagatttattgaacattacaaacgttattttcttttttatttgtatagcGCTTAGCGACCCAGCAGTttgacgggacagtcccgaactgatcacttaacctaccacttgtggtggcccctagccacctgactacccaggtgacctaccattttaacatgggcttgtcctacggagaagtcaatcgtcactctacaccctacaaagagacagaaaagagacgattgcctccgctttCGCTTACAAAGGAGACTGTCtttattctcgtttacaaagagtttatttgctacgaaagaccaaaaacatacgaattggagtcagccagggggtaagatattaatggaactaaaatttaaaaaatttcaagtgtctactctctagaatactatgggacaataatgtgacgactGTTTCCTCTAACGCTTACAAAGAATNNNNNNNNNNNNNNNNNNNNNNNNNNNNNNNNNNNNNNNNNNNNNNNNNNNNNNNNNNNNNNNNNNNNNNNNNNNNNNNNNNNNNNNNNNNNNNNNNNNNAACAATGTTATAGTgtagtttttgtatataataacaatttttttgctaaatgtatggaaatcaatatttagtaatgagttatggtgtttaagtgattttcggtaggggaccttgtgtgggagctataaCCAAAAATGGACCGCTCGtgaaagaattttgaaattacatgtatgtgtacaaaaatagtatttatgccaaatattttatgggtatcactatttggtaatgagttatgtgcgtttaagtgatttccggGAGGGTGTcttgtattggagctatgaccaattatggaccgatcggaaaaatctttcaaagtaatatttttatgcatataagcaatacttgtacaatggatatcttaatttagtaaagaATTAtgtgagtttaagtgattttcgggaggggagcttgtatggaagctatacGTTCGTTTACGTGGTTATCGGCAAAGGGACTTATATAGAAGCTATGCCCAATTATAGATCAATCCGAAAACTATTTTGCCAAATGATATATGTATAGACAAAACAAACTGggtttttatttacattgtttttaGGGGAGCAAAACACACTGGGTATAACTAGTATATAATGTATATTATAGGGTAAACCGATTGGCTAGTTGGTAGTGTGTTAGCTTATCAGTCTAAAGgttgtgggttcgattcccatcaAAGACTATGATCGTATGATCAACGTCATCCTGCTCGGTAAAttggaaataaattaataaaatattataacgaAGGGTATTTGGAGATTCAAAACCGTCATATATTATTAATGTATAGACTGCTATACAATCACATTTTAATCTGTTGAATTTTACTCCAGAACAAAAATGCCGATTCaagcaaataatttgtttatggaAATATAAGAACAtagtatctttaaaaaaatgtttgcgaTAAGAAACATCAGACAGTTATTATAAAATGTTCGAAATGCAAGCATCAATAGTCATTTGTATACGATAACGCGAGTtcgtaaaatgtttttaaaatttaataaattatttttaaatataatatttactatattatgttttattaatacaATATCAATAGCAATTGACGCATGTGTAATAAATTTCAATCAAAATCCCACCTTGAAGCcaacaattttacttaaaatcggTTCTCATAGTGTTGATTTACCATTAAAAGATGTGGATACCCATTTAACATTGTTTGAAAATCAAGAAATAGAAGCCCTATGCCCTACAACATTTGAATAGTAAGTACAAAAAAtcattgttatagaaaattttagtacTAATTATAACATTAACCCTTAATTccttacttttttcattttagtccCGAACTTTACAATACTAAACGTAAacttaatattaaatgtgaacataattatttgtatttacaaaACAGTTACGGAGACTATGAAAGCTACTCGAGTAGTATCAATTTAAAGTGTTCATCCATAAAATGGAATTTATATGAAACCTTTAACAATTTTGTATGGTGTCCATCAAATGTAACTTCCTATCTTTTGGCCAGACCAACTGAATCTTTAACATCAAATTATCAATATTTGGCTGGCATTTGTTATGACATCCATAATCTCTCTTTTAAATCCTTGTACTATACAATCACACCGAAACATTCTGAATCGTTGGTAACTATAATTAAATAGATATTATTATGTGAACAAAATCAAAGTAAGACCAGGACTAAAACGAAGTAACTTAAATACAACTTGGCTTTGACCGTGACAAATCTTATCAACATCCATTAAAgttagtagatagatagatagatagatagatagatagatagatagatagatagatagatagatagatagatagatagatagatagatagatagatagatagatagatagatagatagatagatagatagatagatagatagatagatagatagatagatagatagatagatagatagatagatagatagatagatagatagatagatagatagatagatagatagatagatagatagatagataggaaaAAATGGagcgatcttaaccattttcaatagaatagtcACATAAAACTAATTAATAGTCATTTTACCGAAATGCAAGCTAGACCATATGATTATGAATAGGCTAGTCCGTGGACAATTTTATTAACTAATTTATAGAATAGATCGGTAAACAGGCCAGCCTATAAACTATATTAAGACGGACATGATTGTCATCTGTGCAGTTGATTTTATTCTAAGGCACTTGTATCCTATATTTTAGCATCCAAACCTATTGAGCACACTTTATGAGCCCAGCTTagaattgaaatatataaaggaaacgtttcctataaaaaggtaattttttcgCTTCAAAAACAATGATTCACTAATTATGACCATTAATTGCAGTGTAACTGAAACTGAATACGATAGTCCGGTCGTTCAAGATTGGATTAATTATTCACAATATAATTATGGTTCCATTATACACAATTCTATTTTGAATGATGAATTTAACCATGAATTGGGTTCTATATTGGATCTAGCTTGGTGGCCTAATTTACGTTTAGGCAATTGGAAACGTTACGAAAACGCCCTGACAAAACATATCGAAAGACAACAGCAAGCATATGATATTTTATCGGGTGTATCGGGTGTCGCAACGGTACCGATCATTAAAACTTGCGAAAGCAATTTTACGTTAAAGGAATTGATTGACAATAGAAATCGTATAATACCAATGTATGTATGGAATTATTTACGATCGACTAGCAATAGTTCGGatgaaattgttataattgGTTTTAATTCGCCATTTTATGAGGTTagtaaataaattcaatatttttactaattttattttttattatataattattatgaaatatttgcaGTTTTATTCGGAAATGGATATTATATTTTGTACTGACAAATGTCAAGAGATTCCTTGGTTGAAAGATGTCAGTACAACTTTTCGTTATAGCGCTATGGGTGTCATTTTCTGCTGTAGTGTCGACGATGTTAAAGCATCACAACGTTTGGATGGTTTTCCTGTAAACGGTTTGGATGCTGCTCCcgaaaaatttatacataatatttCTGTAGACGCTACAACTGCTCTACCTGaatataacaattattattaaaatttatatttattcaaaaatttgttttgttaaaaatttatatatattttaattgttatactCTTTTACCAATTATAAATAAACTGATATTCTGTAAAAGAGTAGAGGGTCAATAATGTACCATTCCTAATGAATCTTGATAGAATTATGAACGAATTTAATCGTTATACTCTTGTTTTTAGGACAGTTATAAACGATATAGAAATTTTCAGAAGGCAGAGCTTACATGGGGCATGTGGCTCGATCACCATTAGTCATGGGATCTTATATGGAGGTTATACtagttaacttttaaaataaaggaTGCATAAAACTATTCCACCATGACAATTTACAAGGCAATATACAAGCTAAGTAACCTTAGCTTGAAGTAACCTTAGACTATAAATTATCCTTAATATTCCGATGACCAATACGCTATTTATCCCGCAAGAAATCATTAATATCTACTCGtgaatattgaatattattgTATACCTTTCATCGACAGACGGGCTTCTTATACTCATTAATCCAGCACCTCCAAGGTGTGAGTCTTCACTGGTTGCTCTAGAGTCTAGACTCAGTTCTTTATTGGGAGATTTGACATCTGATCATCTATTAGACTATTGGACTACTGTAGTACCATTTAAGAGGTGATATCTGCTACTAGCTAAAATATTACCGAGTATCTGGAGTATAGATATGTGTATATACTAAGGTTATGACCAAAATTAGGccattttgttgcaaaaacctTCAGCAGCAAATAGATTTTCTAAGATCA of the Lucilia cuprina isolate Lc7/37 chromosome 2, ASM2204524v1, whole genome shotgun sequence genome contains:
- the LOC111686420 gene encoding uncharacterized protein LOC111686420, with the protein product MFLKFNKLFLNIIFTILCFINTISIAIDACVINFNQNPTLKPTILLKIGSHSVDLPLKDVDTHLTLFENQEIEALCPTTFEYPELYNTKRKLNIKCEHNYLYLQNSYGDYESYSSSINLKCSSIKWNLYETFNNFVWCPSNVTSYLLARPTESLTSNYQYLAGICYDIHNLSFKSLYYTITPKHSESLHPNLLSTLYEPSLELKYIKETFPIKSVTETEYDSPVVQDWINYSQYNYGSIIHNSILNDEFNHELGSILDLAWWPNLRLGNWKRYENALTKHIERQQQAYDILSGVSGVATVPIIKTCESNFTLKELIDNRNRIIPMYVWNYLRSTSNSSDEIVIIGFNSPFYEFYSEMDIIFCTDKCQEIPWLKDVSTTFRYSAMGVIFCCSVDDVKASQRLDGFPVNGLDAAPEKFIHNISVDATTALPEYNNYY